Genomic DNA from Anthonomus grandis grandis chromosome 5, icAntGran1.3, whole genome shotgun sequence:
aaaaagttggtttACTTCGATAACTATTACACCACGATAAAGTTGTTGGAAATCTTACGTGGTCAAGATATATTTGCGTGTGGTACAATTAGAAATAATAGGAAAGGATTACCCAAAAATATGAAGTCTGATAAGATGTTGGAACGAGGGGCAGCAGATATGATGGTATCTAACACCGATAtgacatattttaaatggaagGATAATCGTGTTGTCCGTGCGGCCTCAAATTTTCATGGCACAGAAGAAACCATCATACAGAGAAAagataaaactggaaaaaaatgtgacataaCTGCACCATGTGCAATAAAGTATTATAACAAATATATGGGAGGGGTTGATCATGCAGATCGATTGCGGTACTGTTATTCAATTGACATACGATCAAAAAAATGGTGGCACCGTTTATTTTGGGCTATGTTTGAAATTACATTTGTTAACAGCTACAATGTATCCAAGCactttagatttaggttctagcAAAGATTTGCTCACATTTAGGAGAGATTTAACTATGGGCTAATAAACATGTCTCCTTTACAAAAAATCAGGAAAAGATTGTCTGATGGAGCATTAAATCctacaaaaagaagaaagtacAACTACAGTGTACCAGACAGTGTAAGGCTTGAAAACCTTGGTCGTCATTGAGTGCAGTTTCAAACACGCCGTGGAAGATGTGAACAATGCAGTTCAAGAGGTATTCAATCAAAACCCTATTCGATTTGTTCAGcatgtaaagtttttttgtgttgcaacgaaaaaaacaatgttttactGAATATCATGAAATACttggtaataaaatttattttattttgtacacTGGAGTTTTTTTATTGTGGTAAATATCCCAATGGTACTTCTATGtaccacaaaacaaaaattaataagaaaatacaattttgcaaaAACTCATTTTGATAAGTGATAgcactatatttttaaatcagaattacaaaaaacatttagTAAATCTAATAGATTTCTGGTCTTGGGATTTGAAGGTACCAGAATTTAGTGGTACTTACAAGTGCCGTAAGTAGACTAAGGGTTAACCGGTGAAATAAGCTGGTTGCGACCGATAAGGCATCGGATTAACCGGGATTTAAAGGTGGAATTTCGGTCAAATAGGTTTTTCCTAGATTCCTAACCTAATTTGGTCCAGTGAGTAATAGTATAGATGCCGACTATAAAAGCCACAAACAGATTGTAACAAAAACTGAGACACTTACAATGGGATTGGATtctttttgtttggtttttagtTTCTTGAACATCAAAAAAGTGGCAATCTTTTAATCTTTTCATGGAAAATGCTACCATAGTTTGTTTGGTtggctttgaaaattttaaaaatattaacataaacagaaattgatattattaaaactgtCAAAGAGATTCTAAGAAAATCAACCGAAGCGTTTCCGAAGGTTTAAGTAATCGAACGGCAACCTGCGACTTACCGATACATTTTTGATTAACCGGTTAATTCAACCGGTGAATTCTGAAAAGTGCCCTAGTTTTACCATAATTTATGGAATGTTAAGAAACgtcaaaaacatttatatatcaggaacttttaaatatatatgaattaaaaaatcagggCAGTCAATTATTCTATTTACAATTTGACGTAAAAAAGTCATCTCAAGGTTTACTCTTCTCATTAGTGTGTAAAAAGTGAAACTATATAAACCCTGcgaagtgtgtaaagtgagtaTTTTACTTGACTATGACACCAAAAATTAGAATATTGACTTCACCAAAGTAACAGCTGCGATATAGTATATAAAGCCCGTCCCTGTAATGTTTCCCATTTTCCCTAATGTCAAAAATGTCAATGTCAAAGTCACTGTCATTAGTTCGCCCCAAGCGGAATTCTTTTGCATTAGTTCTTTTTACAGTGTCAACATGGCGGATCAAGTATGTACTTTAgaaattttcgtattttttattaatatttagctATTTAAACATCTTCattgcatatttttataaattataacatacTTCAAGGTTTCCTAATTTaatatagataattttctgGTAACTtagacttatattaaatatagaaatgaGTTTTCCCTATACCGACCAGAGCATCGCACGTGGTTCGCCTCTACTCCTAACTTTCTCagtttaaaaacctttttaatgtttttgtagACAGAAAGAGCCTTCCAGAGACAACCAACGATCTTTTTGAACCGCAAAAAGGGCGCGGGTGGTAAGAAGAAATCGCTCCGATACCACCGCGAAGTTGGGTTAGGGTTCAAAACACCTAGAGAGGTAAATGCTTTATTACTTaactaatttagttttttttgtttatctagACCGAGCGCGCTTTCCAAAAACAACCCACGGTTTTTCTTAACCCCAAACAAGCCAGCAAAAAGAAGGTTGTAAGGTTATCAAGGAATGTAGGGCTCGGGTTCAAAACCCCTAGAGAggtaacaaatatttaaacgGGTATAATTTGGTTGGTGGCTTTGGAGTTTGGAAACTTGGTGGTATTTGGTGATTAGTTAATATTTAGGTGGTGTAAATGATCTATAATTTGAATTTAGGGAAGTGATGCAATTTCTGTGCTTTCTTGCCTTCAAAAGTGTTAACTTACCTCCATGTATATAAATCTTCCCTattaaaacacattatttaactaaaatttattatatttgctatttttaatCCTTAATTATTGCTTGCTCAGCAATCAATCTGTTGTCTATATGTGTAACTACTAGAGACTGCATATTATAATATGGCATTATTTATTGGATCTTATTGGTTATATTTTTTGGACTATTTATAGTTCGAGACAATAATTTGGGCCAATTTAGAGGCTTAAAGAGGTGTGATACAATGTCTTTTGATTTATCATTAGGATTTTATAGTATTGggcatttttgttaaatataacaGTTTATAGTAAGAATACAAATTTTTCAAGATTGGCTCAGTTGAGTCCTAGACTAGGTTTCAATTTAACCATATATCTATAAATCATATTATTCCATTAAATTCTCATCAGtccattttttactaaaaacatacataatatatatagtcTTTGTTCTGGTTATATTTTTTGGACTGTTTAAAGTTTGAATCAATAATTTGGTCCAGTTTAGAGAGGAGTAATATAATTTCTATGCTTTCTTGCCTTTTGATTTTCATCATTAGTATTTTATGTTATTGGgcatttttgcaaaatataacagtttatagataaatttttgaaattggatCAGTACCTAAAATCCTAGACTAGGCTTTAATTTACCTCATATATCTCTCTAAGAAGACCTACCTCTGCCctaataaaacacattatttcattcaaatttattgtaattactatttttaatctTCAATTATTGCTTGCTCAGTAAATGTTGTGTCTATATGGCTTTATTTGTTTAGGAGAACATATAGATGTACAATATTGTGGTCAAATGTTTATCTGATCTTATTGATATCATCGGTTATAATTTTTGACTGTTTCTagtttaaatcaataatttgacCCAATATTGACCATCTAGATCTAAGGAATCAAAttcaatacaaattaataaagttattgTTGGGTCTAACACCAATATTTAGCTAAGTACATTTTCATACTAACATATTATGGTGGCGTTTGTGTCTTGTTGGGTTACTGgttattaaatacattataaatcattcaaaattttcctataattttaaatgtaacaggCTCATCTATGAGTGCTTAGAAGAAGCTAATTTTGAAATGTTTCATTAAAGTAAAATTCTGTGTAAAGTCAATGAATCTAACTTACAAACTACAAGTGTTTTCTTTAAACTTAATAccaatatagcatttttgaatTGTGAGggatgagtaaaaaaaaaacagtatttgCCTACCTTTGTGTCATAATTTTACTTGTTTCCATGATATGAACTATTTGATGAATTATTTATTCGTAATacccaattttataaaaaaaaattaaactaaacaattttcaagtagccaaaattaaattggcaaATTCAAagcttagtaaaataaaaataagtatagaaagtttaaagggttttattcaataatgcgTTGTATAGCCTCTATTTCTTCTCACTTCCACCAACCTTTTGGGCATtgacctaattaaattgtcaatataggACGTGTCAATGGATATCCAGCATGCCttcaaagcttcaaaaagttcttgtttatttttgaaatttttacatcgCAAATGACGATCAATGTAATCCCAAATGTTCTCGAtcggatttaggtctggtgactgTGACGGCcatacatgaaacgatccatcgTGCCTTCTGTCAAGTGTAGTGGACCCATCCCATAGCCCGAAAACACCCCCACACCATCACGGAACCACCTCCATGCTTGACTGTGGACACCGTATATTTGGGATCATACCTTTGGTTCACAGGAGGCCTAACATATCTTGCCATCtgaattaatcaaattgaaccttgattcatcactaaaaataatcttttcgGAGACTGTCCAGTGACTATGTTCTCGGGCAAATCTCAATCGCGCCCGCACGTTTTTTTAGCAGTGGCTTCTTTGCAGGGcgtcttgtttttaaatcactatattAAAGTCTCATTTTAATGGTATGACAACTAACTGAACCCATACATTCTTCCAAATGTAGCTTGATCTCTTTTGAAGTTGCGAATGGGTCAAGTTTtgcctttttcaaaattaatttgtcaacacgactagtggtcttctttggtcggccagttttttttagaggaacaacacttccatggagattaaaatttttttattatttgacttactgttgccctcaaaagagaaaatttgCGAGCAATATCCGCCTGTTTAACCCCTTTCCGGTAATCGTATCTTAATATCGATCGGATTATTCGCATCTTAATATCGATCGATAAAGTTATACCACGTggcattgtgaatatttttcaaaactaattgTAAGGCAAGTCAAATCAACAGAAACCAACGCATAAAACTCAGAGActgaataaatatgttgtttgtcaatccaattttggccacctagcaacaaaaattattggaatttgataaaaaaatattgagaaaaactgcaagcaataaaaatctatgGAATTTGTTTCTTCAAACTATGTTGTTTACATTCCTGAACACTAATTATCTCAACCggttttttatgtacttttcAATGTTTTCATGCAAGTAGAACCTCATAATTACTTCCTTTTTACTGGTGTTCAGTTTCAATGCAGTTTTTTTGGAGCAACCTCTCAATtactaaaaatatcattatcaCTTTTAATTAGTGATTGTTTGCTAACATATTGATAAATCTTCCCTTCAACataattgatataaaaaaaaataaatattaaatccaaAGATGTAACTTTGTGGTATATCATACATTTATGCTTTGGTCTATTTGTACATACTGCATACACATTTTACATATTTGTACCAGATATCAATTCTGgcatttgttaaatatttttcaaaccaTTTTGTGGCTTTTTAAAACCATGGGTTTTCACTGTTTTAAAGCCTCTCAAACATAActacaacatattttttattaaatcaaatgatTTATGTTCATTGAATACATACAGTAGTGGAAAAAAGTATGAAAACTTCTTAAGATGATTAGTACATTTGGCTTCTGCCCATTATTAAAGTCTAGACATTTGTGGAATATgagttaaatttatatttatttttttagaagcaaaattttctattctgattttaaaaactttggaaaacaagttataaatataataaaataaaaaacacttttttttaataccttgtAGAATATCATTTAATCAAGACTTCCTGGCCTTTTCTAGGCATAGAGTCAACCAATTTTTGAAGAGTTTCTAGAGGAATTTGTGACCACtctgattttataatattaaacaattgctttgatttttattatcaggAGAGGTCTGAATCTATCGGTCTAAGATGTCCCAAAGATGTTCAATGGGATTTAAGTCTAGAGATTAATATGGCCATTCAAGTGCAGTTATGTTTTTCTCGTAAAACCAATCTTTTACTACCTTGGAAGAAGGTTTCAAATCAATGTCTTGTTGAAAAATCCACCACAATGGCATATCTTCTGCACACAGTAGTTCTTTAAGTGACATTCCTACATTTTAACAGCAGTTTTTAAAAGGTTTCTGacaaatgttttgtttattcataggaacattattaaaagtttccATGCTTTTTTTCTACTGTTGTATGTATCAAAGTTATCACTACTATTAAACAggcaaagaaaaacaaaaatagacaCTCAAATAAATTCTGTCagagtaaaaatatatttattatcagtTTTTGTTTCCATTTCAACATTAAGGAATTGGTAAAATGCAAGTTAAACATACATGCAGCCTTCTTTACATTACTTGCAACTATTTAATGTAAAGGCTATTTCAAGAATTGAGATTATTCGTGGGTGCTTATAACACATTTTAGGAGGAATATATTTGGCACTACATCTATTATATATGACACTCAtctattatatactttttttttattttgtactgGAAATATCTtccttgtattttaaatatgttcacaatttaaatgtttcaagtaCAATTCATTAACGAACACACCAACATTTAATACATAAGATGTATGCACATCTGACAtgaattttatacattttaccaGATGGTTTTAAAGAGCAAATAATAAATGCCTTATTTAAGTCCTAATACCATGTTAACTTTACTGTTTTAATTCCCCAAAGGCCATCGAAGGTCACTACATCGACAAAAAATGCCCATTCACCGGCAACGTGTCGATCCGAGGCCGTATCCTCACCGGAGTCGTCCAGAAAATGAAAATGCAGAGGACCATCGTCATCCGCCGTGATTACCTCCATTACATCCGGAAATACAACCGTTTCGAAAAGAGGCACAGGAACATGTCCGTGCATCTTTCTCCTTGCTTCAGGTAAACAACAAAACATTTTGGATTTTGAACTTAGTCAATGTAGTCTAAGTAGTTTCTTTGGGTTTAATAATTGAGAATAAAAACCGTTTTATGAACCGTTGGTTCTTATTTGCCAATCCAACCCACCCCAAAGAAATGATGgcattaagtttttaaaagattctcTGATATTCATATTAATTTCTCTTGCAGGGACGTTGAAATCGGAGATGTAGTGACGATCGGCGAATGCAGACCACTTTCCAAAACTGTTAGATTTAACGTATTAAAAGTTACGAAGGGCAGTAGCGCAAAGAAGAGCTTCAAGAAATTCTAAGTACATATAGATTATGTAATacattcttctttttttaagttatatgtTGTTTTATTTCGACCGAAGCAATACCAACTaaacaagtaaatattttacatatagGAAGCAGACAAATCATACATTTGCGATGGCACTGGCATAAAACGTTGTTAATGCTTTCTCTGATGGACTAATTACTGTTTCTGGATTGGATTACTTGACGTACTTTTTATGAAGCTAAAAATAAGACTTAATCATCCAGCATATTTGCTCATTTGCCTTCCTCATACTTCGGTTGTAATTTGCCTTTTATTGAACCAAATTGCGAAACATTGCAGCTTTGTCTTTATCATCAGATGTATACTCGGACTTCTCGACAAGTTGGACCAATGTCATTAATAAAAGAGTATAGGGGGTGTCATGAATGTCgttataaaattctttatttcaaATATGTACGTTCAAgtatataaaagcaaattaCAGTTATGTGAAGGCAAGAGCATAAAAaca
This window encodes:
- the LOC126736514 gene encoding 40S ribosomal protein S11 isoform X3, producing the protein MADQTERAFQRQPTIFLNRKKGAGGKKKSLRYHREVGLGFKTPRETERAFQKQPTVFLNPKQASKKKVVRLSRNVGLGFKTPREAIEGHYIDKKCPFTGNVSIRGRILTGVVQKMKMQRTIVIRRDYLHYIRKYNRFEKRHRNMSVHLSPCFRDVEIGDVVTIGECRPLSKTVRFNVLKVTKGSSAKKSFKKF
- the LOC126736514 gene encoding 40S ribosomal protein S11 isoform X2 produces the protein MADQTERAFQKQPTVFLNPKQASKKKVVRLSRNVGLGFKTPREAIEGHYIDKKCPFTGNVSIRGRILTGVVQKMKMQRTIVIRRDYLHYIRKYNRFEKRHRNMSVHLSPCFRDVEIGDVVTIGECRPLSKTVRFNVLKVTKGSSAKKSFKKF
- the LOC126736514 gene encoding 40S ribosomal protein S11 isoform X1, which gives rise to MADQTERAFQRQPTIFLNRKKGAGGKKKSLRYHREVGLGFKTPREAIEGHYIDKKCPFTGNVSIRGRILTGVVQKMKMQRTIVIRRDYLHYIRKYNRFEKRHRNMSVHLSPCFRDVEIGDVVTIGECRPLSKTVRFNVLKVTKGSSAKKSFKKF